A single genomic interval of Oryzomonas sagensis harbors:
- a CDS encoding response regulator — protein sequence MTPPYLKPAEILLVEDNPADVRLTMEVLKDAKLCNNISVVNDGVQALDFLYRRGEYGAAARPDIILLDLNLPRLDGREVLERIKSDDNLKHIPVVVLTTSSAEQDILKSYALHANCYITKPVDLEQFTKVVTSIEEFWFSIVKLPGM from the coding sequence ATGACGCCACCTTACCTCAAACCGGCGGAAATCCTGTTAGTTGAAGATAATCCCGCCGATGTCAGACTGACAATGGAAGTGTTAAAAGACGCAAAACTCTGTAACAATATCAGCGTCGTCAACGACGGTGTCCAAGCCCTTGACTTCCTGTATCGCCGGGGGGAATATGGTGCCGCAGCCCGCCCCGATATCATCCTGCTCGACCTCAACCTTCCCCGGCTGGACGGACGCGAGGTACTGGAGCGGATCAAGAGCGACGATAACCTGAAGCATATCCCGGTAGTGGTCCTGACAACCTCCAGCGCCGAACAGGACATACTCAAAAGCTACGCCCTGCACGCCAACTGCTACATCACTAAACCGGTTGACCTGGAACAGTTTACCAAGGTGGTGACATCCATCGAGGAGTTCTGGTTCTCCATTGTGAAGCTTCCCGGAATGTGA
- a CDS encoding sensor histidine kinase: MRLLHTAHLAVLFVVLTLAIAGPAHAAADAGGQKTRILILNSYHPYYTWSDNELIGIVETLHRARPEIEPTVEYLDCKYFPKMEHFGKIRDLFIQKYRNVTIPLIIAVDNPALDFALKYRDAIFPGTPIVFCGINGFEPAMIKGQRNVTGVAERLDVRGTVELMLKVHPATRQIFVIHDYTSTGLATRRQAEEDLKGFKSPVAIRYMGDLTTDGMLRQLSSLSTGSLVLALSYSRDRDGRVFDHTKIAQLLGERSPVPVYGGHEERIGHGIVGGSLLGGRLHGAQAAEMALKVLNGRDIATLPVYTGQTGRVMFDYTQLTRFHIPMSRLPYGCTLVNKPVSFYERYTRLVWTTIFVMASLGMIITLLILNISQSRRAAQELARKAQELEKSNAELKEFNMLAYHDLQEPLRVIGGFVQLLEKRYRGKLDREADEFIAIIVANVSHLKHLFNDLLTYLNLGRQPVGCVPLDGTEIVTSALAGLQETIARRGAVVTHAPFPELIGDRQLLVMLLRNLLENALKFSRETPVISIDCRNAEDRHIISVQDNGFGIAPEYQGKIFLLFKKLHNRDEYPGTGIGLAICKRIVELHGGKIWLESEPDKGSTFFFSLPTR, translated from the coding sequence ATGAGGCTTCTGCACACGGCACACCTTGCCGTCCTGTTCGTGGTACTGACGCTGGCGATAGCCGGTCCGGCCCACGCCGCTGCCGATGCCGGGGGACAAAAGACGCGCATCCTGATCCTCAACTCCTATCACCCCTACTACACCTGGTCGGACAACGAACTTATCGGCATCGTCGAGACCCTGCACCGGGCGCGGCCGGAGATAGAACCGACCGTGGAGTACCTGGACTGCAAGTATTTCCCGAAGATGGAACATTTCGGCAAGATCAGGGACCTGTTTATCCAGAAATACCGGAACGTGACGATCCCCCTGATCATCGCCGTGGATAATCCGGCCCTCGACTTTGCCCTGAAATACCGCGACGCCATATTCCCCGGCACCCCGATCGTCTTCTGCGGGATCAACGGCTTTGAACCGGCGATGATCAAGGGGCAGCGCAACGTGACCGGCGTTGCCGAACGGCTTGATGTCAGGGGCACCGTGGAGTTGATGCTCAAGGTGCACCCCGCAACGCGGCAGATTTTCGTTATCCATGATTACACCTCCACCGGGCTGGCGACCCGCAGGCAGGCGGAGGAGGATCTGAAGGGGTTCAAGAGTCCGGTTGCGATCCGCTATATGGGCGACCTGACAACCGACGGCATGCTGCGACAATTATCGTCACTTTCAACGGGCAGCCTCGTGCTGGCGCTCTCCTACAGTCGGGATCGGGACGGGCGGGTATTCGACCACACCAAGATAGCGCAGCTTCTGGGGGAACGATCTCCCGTGCCGGTGTACGGCGGCCATGAAGAGCGCATCGGCCACGGCATCGTCGGCGGGAGCCTGTTGGGTGGGCGACTGCATGGGGCGCAAGCCGCAGAAATGGCCCTGAAGGTGCTCAATGGACGGGACATCGCCACGCTGCCGGTCTACACCGGCCAAACGGGACGGGTGATGTTCGACTACACCCAACTCACCCGTTTCCATATCCCCATGTCCCGGCTTCCCTACGGCTGCACCCTTGTCAACAAGCCCGTGTCATTCTACGAGAGGTACACCAGACTGGTCTGGACGACAATTTTTGTCATGGCCAGCCTGGGCATGATCATAACCCTGCTCATTCTGAACATCAGCCAGAGCCGCCGGGCGGCGCAGGAGTTGGCCCGCAAGGCGCAGGAGCTGGAAAAGAGCAACGCCGAGTTGAAGGAGTTCAACATGCTGGCCTACCATGACCTTCAGGAGCCTCTGCGGGTCATTGGCGGGTTCGTGCAACTCCTGGAAAAACGCTACAGGGGAAAACTTGACCGGGAGGCCGATGAATTCATAGCCATCATCGTCGCTAACGTATCCCACCTCAAGCACCTGTTCAACGACTTGCTGACCTACCTCAATCTCGGCCGGCAGCCGGTCGGGTGCGTCCCTCTGGACGGTACGGAGATCGTAACGAGCGCCCTGGCCGGTCTACAGGAGACGATCGCCCGGCGCGGTGCCGTCGTCACCCATGCCCCTTTCCCGGAGCTCATTGGCGACAGGCAGCTTCTGGTCATGCTGCTGAGAAACCTTCTGGAGAATGCACTGAAATTCTCCCGTGAAACACCTGTGATCTCCATTGATTGCCGCAACGCGGAAGATCGACATATCATTTCGGTGCAGGATAACGGCTTCGGCATCGCCCCGGAATACCAGGGAAAAATATTTCTACTCTTCAAAAAGCTGCACAATCGGGACGAATATCCCGGCACCGGCATTGGTCTTGCAATTTGTAAACGAATTGTGGAATTGCACGGGGGAAAGATTTGGCTTGAATCGGAGCCGGATAAAGGCTCCACCTTCTTTTTCAGCCTGCCGACCAGATAA
- a CDS encoding putative bifunctional diguanylate cyclase/phosphodiesterase, protein MPYAEIIRVLLIEDNPADVRLLRECFSELSDVLFLVHDANCIASSIQLVSEKHFDVILLDLSLPDSIGLETLHRMHTQAPDIPIIVLTGMSDDALALTAMRHGAQDYLLKGQFDINLLSRAIRYTIERKRAEAEIKKLAYYDTLTGLPNRILFSDRLKQAIVMAERDQKSLALLYLDLDQFKYVNDTLGHAYGDRLLKISADRIQGCLRSSDTVARIGGDEFVIILSLLSGGDDVPKVADKILEALRKPVQFENHTIHTSASIGIALYPENGATVDELLKNADISMYQAKEKGRNNYQFFSEEMNRLALARQVIESNLRQAMVRNEFFLVYQPLFDIASRTIIGFEALIRWHHPQHGDMLPPQFINIAEETGMIVAIGEWVLRTACRQARQWHNNGGSDGLRISVNVSASQLRHDSFLDIVASALEESDLPPGCLELEVNESTIIEQGEKSIPILKKLKKLGVSLAVDDFGTGYSSLSYLKHFPIDRVKIDGTFVRDITPGGDNAAIAEAIIFMAHSLRLNVVAEGVEQEKQYSFLHNSKCDELQGFFMCHPLLPEDIIPLLRTYTTLTH, encoded by the coding sequence ATGCCCTACGCCGAAATAATCAGAGTCCTGTTGATCGAAGACAATCCCGCCGACGTCCGGCTGCTGCGAGAGTGTTTCTCGGAACTCTCCGATGTGCTTTTTCTGGTCCACGATGCCAACTGCATCGCCTCCTCGATACAACTCGTTTCGGAGAAACATTTCGACGTTATCCTCCTCGACCTTTCGCTCCCCGACAGCATCGGGCTGGAGACGCTGCACCGCATGCACACCCAGGCCCCCGACATTCCGATCATCGTTCTGACCGGCATGTCCGACGACGCCCTGGCCCTCACCGCCATGCGGCACGGCGCCCAGGACTATCTGCTCAAGGGACAGTTCGACATTAATCTGCTGAGCCGAGCCATCCGTTACACCATCGAACGCAAACGGGCCGAGGCGGAGATCAAGAAGCTGGCCTACTACGATACCCTGACCGGGCTCCCCAACCGAATACTGTTCAGCGACCGCCTCAAGCAGGCCATCGTCATGGCTGAACGGGACCAAAAGAGCCTGGCGCTCCTGTACCTCGACCTTGACCAGTTCAAATACGTCAACGACACCTTGGGGCACGCCTACGGCGACCGTCTGTTGAAGATCAGCGCCGACCGCATCCAGGGATGCCTGCGCAGTTCCGACACCGTGGCCCGCATCGGCGGCGACGAGTTCGTCATCATCCTCTCCCTCCTTTCCGGGGGAGACGACGTACCAAAGGTGGCGGACAAGATTCTCGAAGCCCTCAGAAAACCGGTTCAATTCGAGAACCATACCATCCACACCAGCGCCAGCATCGGTATCGCACTGTACCCGGAAAATGGCGCAACGGTCGACGAACTGCTGAAAAACGCCGACATTTCCATGTATCAGGCCAAGGAAAAGGGGCGCAACAACTACCAATTTTTCTCCGAAGAGATGAACCGGCTGGCGCTCGCGCGGCAGGTGATCGAGTCGAACCTGCGCCAGGCCATGGTACGGAACGAATTTTTCCTGGTATACCAGCCGCTGTTCGACATCGCGAGCCGGACGATCATCGGGTTCGAGGCGCTGATCCGTTGGCACCATCCCCAGCATGGGGACATGCTCCCGCCTCAATTCATCAACATTGCCGAAGAGACCGGCATGATCGTCGCCATCGGCGAGTGGGTCCTGCGGACGGCGTGCCGGCAGGCCCGGCAATGGCATAATAACGGCGGTTCCGACGGCTTGCGCATCTCCGTCAACGTCTCGGCCAGCCAGTTAAGACACGACAGCTTCCTCGACATTGTCGCATCGGCCCTGGAGGAATCGGACCTCCCGCCCGGCTGCCTTGAATTGGAGGTGAACGAAAGCACCATCATTGAACAGGGAGAGAAAAGCATCCCCATTCTGAAAAAACTGAAGAAACTGGGAGTTTCCCTGGCCGTCGATGACTTTGGCACCGGCTATTCCTCCCTCTCATACCTCAAGCACTTCCCCATCGACCGGGTCAAGATCGACGGCACCTTTGTGCGCGATATCACCCCCGGCGGGGATAATGCGGCCATCGCCGAGGCGATCATCTTCATGGCCCACTCACTCAGGCTCAACGTGGTGGCCGAAGGGGTCGAACAGGAGAAGCAGTATTCCTTCCTTCACAACAGCAAATGCGATGAGTTGCAGGGATTTTTCATGTGTCACCCCCTGCTGCCGGAAGACATTATCCCGCTTCTGCGTACCTACACTACGTTAACGCACTAG